The DNA region AATTACTGATAATTTCTATCTTACAGTCAATATTTAATTCTTTTAATACCGCATCAACGATGGGCGCAAGTTTACTCATGCTTGTGCTTCAGCATAAGGATTCTAATATCTTTATTTCCATAAAATACCCCCTTTGATTATTATAAAAGGACAAGATTATTCTTGTCCTCTAGTGCTAAATATGCTACATATTCTTAAGTACTTCAACTACTTCATCAACAGTAGGAATTTTACCTTCAATTTTAATTTCGCCATTTATCATTAAAGCAGGTGGGTTAGTAACACCAGCTTTAGCTATTTCAGGCAAGTCGCTTATTAAATCAAAATCATAATCAAGATTTAGCTTATCTAATGCCGCATCAACGATGGGCCCTAATTTACTGCCACCTCAACAAACCATTTCAAATATCTTAATATCCATTTTCATACCTCCTATAAATTTTTTTGTATAAAGTCTTTAATTTCATTTTTAGATGGTACTCTACCAGATACTATGACTTTTTCATTTATTACAAGTCCTGGAGTTTTCATAATTCCATAGCTTAAGATATCTTTAAATTCAGTAATCTTTTTTATTTCAGCTTCTATACCTAATTCATTTACTACTTCATTAGTTAAATTATATAGCTTTTCACAATTTTTGCAGCCAGCACCTAATATTTTTATAATCATATTGTCACCTCCATTTTTCGATATTCGTCATTCGTCGTTCGGTATTCGAAAAGCGAATAGCGAGCAACGAGTAGCCAGTAGCTAGTACCTATAGTATTATATTAAACAAATAACCTACTAATATTATAGAAACTCCTGTAATCGCAACAAAAATAGCAATTAATTTAGTTTTTATAACTTTCTTTAATAGTATCATTTCTGGTAAAGATAGTGCAACTACAGACATCATAAAGGATAGAGCTGTACCTACTCCAACTCCTTTATTTATAAGTGCTTCAACAATAGGTATAGTACCAACAGCGTTTGAATAAAGAGGTATTCCTAAAACTACAGCTACAAATACAGCAAATGGATTATTGGGTCCTGCATATCTAACCAAATAGTCAGAAGGCGCATAGCCATGTATAGCAGCTCCTATGCCAATACCTATTAATATAAAAATCCAAACTCTTTTAACAATATCTTTTACAGCATTTAATGAGAAAATTACGCGTGATTTAAAATTCATTTCTTCAATTTCAGATTCACCCATGTGAATTTGATAAACGTATTCTTCTACTAAATGCTCTAAATGTAATTTTTCAATAATTATACCAGCTATTACACCTATAATCATGCCTGCTATTGTATAAAGAGCAGCTATTTTAACGCCAAAAGAAATAAATAAAAATCCTAAAGCTATTTCATTAACAATAGGTGAAGTTACTAAGAAAGTAAAAGTAACACCTAGTGGAATACCCGATTCCACAAATCCGATAAAAATCGGAACTGTACTGCAGCTTCAGAATGGAGATAATACACCTAATACAGAAGCTATAATATGTGCCCAAACACCATTAAATTTTGATAAAACTTTCTTTACTTTTTCTGGTGGGAAAAAACTTCTAATAAAAGATATAACAAATATCATGAAGCTTAATAAAATTATAATTTTCAAGCTATCATATATGAAAAAATTTACTGCATCAGCAAAAGAATCACCAGCTCTTAAAGCTACACCTAATTTGCTTAGTAGCCAGTTAGTGAAATTTACCACATAAGGTGTAATAGTGTTTGCTATAAATTTTAGCAACTATATTCCTCCTTTCTTTAAATGTTCCTGTGTTTCATTAAGTTGTCTTATTAATATTGTTCTAACTTTATTTATAATATCAAAGACTTCTGTATCTTTGACTTTATACATTATTTTTGAACCATCTCTTCTACTTACTAAAATACCTTGATCTTTTAAAATTCTTAAATGTTGTGAAACATTCGATTGTTCTAAGTCTAAAGCTTCAAAAATTTTACATACGCATAATTCATCTTCTTTTAGAATATCAAGTATCTTTAGTCTTGTAGGATGAGAGAGTGCCTTTAAATAAGAGGCTGTAAGCTTAAATACAATCTCATTCATATTGTCACTACCTTTCTTAAAACTTTTAACAAATTATAATATTAGAAAATTCTAATATACTCAATTAAATTATATACTTTGATAAATTAAAATGCAATAGTTAATATATATAGTAGGAGAACAAAATCTTCGATTTAAATAAATTAAGGAAGATTTTGTTGAAATCCATAAACGGAAATTATATTTTAAATTATCCACAATTTAATATGGTATATAATTTCCTATGGATTATAAAATGACGATTCGTGGTTATTATAGATAAAAAAGTGAGGGTGAGACTATGGATATTACAATTGTAACAGCTGGTATAATAATAAAAGGAGAAGAAATACTTATAGCTCAAAGAAGGAATTTAGGTAAAGAGAAATTTAAGTGGGAGTTTCCAGGTGGTAAGTTGGAAAATGATGAAATACCCCAAGATGGACTTAAAAGGGAGATAAAGGAAGAATTAGATATAACTATTGAAGTTGATGATATTTTTGAGGTTGTTTATCATAAAGATGATGAGAAAAAAATTTTACTACTATGCTATTTAGCAAGATATATTAAAGGCACACCAAAAACATTAGAATGTAATGATTTCAGGTGGGTTAAGATAAAAGATTTAGAGAAATATGATTTTTCTGAAGCTGATAAAAAAGTTTTAGAAAAATTATTATTAAAGGGCTTACCTAATTAAAGGTAAGTTTTTTCATTGTATGCAGGAAAAGAGGTACCTTTTGACGAATATATGTTCTATTGTGGAGGTGTTAATTTGAAAATAAGATGCATACACACAGGTGATCTACATATAGGAATGGAATTTAAAAATGCTAGTTTTGATAAAGAATATGCACAGAAGCGAAGAATGGAAATATGGGAAACATTTAATAAAATAATAGATAGAGCGAAAGAAACAGAAACAGATATATTACTAATTGCTGGAGATTTGTTTGAAGAAGATTACTGCAGCCTAGGAGACATTAAGAGAATAAATTTAAGATTTAAGGATATTAAGAATACTAAAGTTGTAATTTCAGCAGGAAACCATGATATTCTAGGGAAAAGGTCATTATATAAATTGATTGAATGGTCAGATAATGTATATATCTTTGACACAGGAAAAATTGATAAAATTGAATTTAGAGATTTAAATACAGTAGTCTGGGGACTAAGTTGGGATAAAAAAGAGATAAGAGAAAACTTATTGAAAGATTTCAGTGTTGATAATAGAGAGTTAATAAATATTTTACTAATTCATGGCGATGTTTTAAATAAAACTTCCGAATACTTACCTTTGGATAAAGAATCTTTAATAAAGTCAGGATTTGATTATATAGCATTAGGACATATACACAAACCACAAATTATAGATAATGTGATTTATTATTGTGGCAGTCCAGAGCCTTTAGATTTTGGTGAAACCGGAGAACATGGAATAATTGAGGGATTTATTTCAAAAGAAAATGTAGATATGAAGTTTATTCCATTTAGTAAAAGAAGTTTTAAAATAAAAACTTTAGAGATTAAAGAGACTATGGGCTTGACTGAAATAATGAATAAGATAATAGATATAGATGATAAAGAGAGTAGAAAAAAGAATATGTATAGAGTAATATTAAAAGGTGTAAGAGATAGACATATTAATATCGATTTATATGAGATAAAGGAGAGCCTAAAGGATGAATTTTTTTATTTGGAAATGATAGATAAAACAAATCCAGATTATGATATTGATAGAATATACAAAGAAAATAAGGATAATATTATTGGTTATTTTATTGAAAGTATGAAAAGAGAAGGATTAGAAAATAAAGTAGTTAAAGAGGCACTATATGTAGGACTTGAAGCATTACTTGATGAGAAGGTGAAGATTTAATGATTATTCGTGAGCTTATACTAAATTCATTTGGAAAGTTTAAAAATAAAAGTATAACTTTTACTGAAGGTATAAATATAGTATTTGGTAAAAATGAATCAGGTAAAACAACTATCCATAAATTTATTGAAGGTATGTTTTTTGGTTTCTTTAAGCCATATACGAAGAGAAAAAATTATACAGAAGACTATAATAAGTACTTCCCTTGGGATGATAGTGAGTTTTATGGAATTTTGAAATATACATGTGATGGAGTGCTTTATCGAGTAGAAAGGAATTTTTTAAAAGGTAAAGAAGAAGTAAAAATTTTTGATGATGAAACAGGCGAGGACTTAACTCATCTATTTGAGTATGATAATGTAAAAAGGCTCCATATTCCTGCATCATTACATATTGGACTAAACAATGTTGTTTACAACAATACTATAAGCATTAAGCAAATGCAGAATAAAACAGACAAGTATTTAGCTAAAGAAATAAAGGATTCTCTTATAAACTTAGGTGGAAGTCTTGATGAAGATATTTCAGTCAAAAAAGTAATTGATAAATTAGATAAAAAAATAAATGATATAGGAACTAAAGCAAGAGTAAAAACATCGCCTTATGGTAAGCTTATGGAAGAATTAGATAGATTATATAAAGAAAGAAGAAAAGCAGAAAGTGTTCTAGAAGAAATAAGAGAGTATCAAATTCAGTTAAATTCTATTAAAGAAGAGATTGAAAAACTTATATCAAATAAAGAAGAGCTTGAAAATGATATTGAAAAAGTAAAAACATATAAAGCAAGAGAAAGATACAATGATGCAGTTAAGCTAATTGAACAAATAAATAGGCTAAATGAAGAAATAAAGAGATTAAAAGACTACAGTATAGTAAATCCTGATGATTTTACAGAAGCAGTTAAGCTAAAAAATAGTATAGAGGAAATAAATATTAGTCTAAATAAATTGGATAATAAAAAGAAAAAGCTAATAGAAGTTATCAATGATATAAGCGATAAAATTGATAAATTTAGTAATTTCGCATCTGTAAAAGACATAGATGAAATTGATAATGTTTTAAGTGATTTTTTCGTTTTACAAGGCAAGCGTGAAAAATTAATAGAGATTAATAATAAAATATTTGACGTCTCAAATATGAAAGAAGCAATAGAAGCTACTAATATCGATGAAATAGAAGAAGATTTGTATAGAGTTGAGGAATTAGAAGATGAAAAAAGCAGTATTAAATACAATAGTGAATATAGCAAACTTGGATTTCTTAGATTAAGATTAGAGGAAAAAGAAAAGCAATTAAATAAACTAAAAACATACAAAGTTTTTTCGATAATGGGTATTTTACTATCTTTACCTTTAGGTTTTTATATAAAATCGATATTTTTTATAGCGTTATTAATACCTTTAATGTTCCTTATATTTACGTTAATTAAACATAAAGAGCTAAACAGTTATTTAAATAGTGTTAAAGCTAATATAGTAGACATAGAAAAGAGAGAGCAAGAAAGAGAATACCGCATTAATATAATTGATAAGGAAATACAGGATATATTAAATAAATACAACTTAAGCAATAAAATTGATTTAAAGAAGTTAATATCAAATAGTACAAAGGAAGCAGTATCAATTAAGGACAAAGAAAATTTACTTAAAGAACTTAAGTCACAAAAGTTAATTTTAGAATCAGAAATTGATAAATTGAGGAGTACTATAGAAAGATACCTTTCTCAAATTGGTTTTGCTTATGAAATAAATCTTGATAATATCAAAAAGCTGAAAAAAGAGTTTCTAGATTATCTTGAATATAAGAAACATTCTCTTTTAGTAAATGAGGATATAAAGATAGTGAATAAGGAGATAAATGAATTAAAAAATAGAATTAAAGAATTTAGTTTACAGTTAAATGAAAAATTTGAAAAAAATAGAGTTAAAGATATAGAAGAATTTAAGGTTGCATTAGAAAAGAAAGCGGAATTTGAAAAAATTACACAGGAATTAGAAAGCAAAAAGAGTCTATTAAATAGCGTTTTAGGAGATAATAACTTGCAATATTTAAAGAAAAAGGCAGAACTAAATCTAGATTTTGATATTTCAAAAATAGAAAATAAGGATATTAAAAAGTTAGAGGAAAATGTAAAAGTAATCACACAACAAATAGCAGCTAAAAAGGAACAAGCTGCTAGATTAGAAGAAAAAATAAAAGGATTAACATTGTCAGTAAGACCAATGGTCGATATAGATGAAGAGATAGATAGAAAAACGAAGCTTAAAAAACATTATGAAGAAAAACTTGAAGCTTTAGAACTGGCTAGAAATACTATTGAAAGGATATCTAGGGAAATACATAAAGATTTTGCACCTAAATTAAATAAAAAAGTAGGAGAAATAATATCAAATGTAACTCAAGGCAGATATAGAGATGTTAAAGTAACTGAAGAACTTAATATAATGGTAGTTGATCCAATAAGTAAAAAGTTAGTCGATATTGAAAGCTTAAGTGGTGGAACTATAGATCAGTTATTTTTTGCTATAAGGTTTGGTATAATAGACATTATTAAAGGAGATAAAAGATTACCTTTAATATTGGATGATTGTTTTATACAATATGATAATGACAGGCTTAAAAATATTTTGAAATTTTTAGCTAATGAGAGTTTAAACAGACAGATTATATTATTTACTTGTCATACAAGAGAAAAGGATATTCTTGATGAATTAAAAGCTAACTATAATTATATTGATATTAATTAATGTTAAGCATTTAAAGCACAACTTTAACCTTTATAAAACTGAGAAATTCAACGTTTATAACTTAAAGTTAAAGTTTAATATTAACTAGTTGAGGTGAATATCGTGAGTATATATGGAATATCAGATTTGCATTTAGACTTTTCTGGCGAAAAACCAATGGACATTTTTGGAGATAATTGGCTAGATCATGAAGTGAAAATATTTGAAAACTGGAAGCAAATTGTTAATGAAGAGGATTTGGTATTAGTGCCTGGCGATGTTAGTTGGGCTATGAAGCTTGATGATGCATACATAGACTTATTAAAAATTGATCAATTACCTGGTATTAAAGTGATAACTAAGGGGAATCATGACTATTGGTGGAGTACAAAATCTAAATTGAAAGCACTAAAGTTTAATACAATTCATTTCTTACAAAATGATTATTTTTTATATAAAAGCATAGGAATCTGTGGAACTAGAGGATGGATTAGTAAAGATAATGATGAGTTTGGAGAAAAAGATGAAAAGATATTTAACAGGGAGTTAAATCGACTTAAGCTTTCATTAGAATCTATTAAAGAAGATGTAAAAGAGATTATTGTAATGCTTCACTATCCACCTTTTAATATTGATGGAAGTCCTAATGAATTTGTTGAAATAATGAATCAGTACAATGTATCTACTTGTGTGTATGGACATCTACATGGAGAAGGGCATAAGTTTGCTGTTGAAGGTGAGATAGGTGGTATAAAATTTCACTGTATTTCCTGTGATTTTATAGATTTTAGGCCAAAGAGATTATTGTAGCTTTTGAGGGGGACAAGTATGCTTTTATCTTATATAGCTTTGCTTGGGAGAGTTTTACTATTATCACTTGAAAGAATAGTTGTAAGATTATTAGGTAATAACCAAAAAAATATTTATTCAAATGTAAGTGCAACATTTTTATTTTTTTTCATAGGTGCTTTGAGCTTATTACCTTTTAGTCTTTTTATAAATATAAACGATTTTGATTTTCTAATACCTTGTTATATAAGCAGTATACTTTATACAATAGGTGCTGTAGCTTATGTTACATCATTATCTGTTGGAGAAGTATCTTTAGTTACACCAATTAATAGTCTAAATTCATTATTTTTAATGATATTATCTTTTGTTTTTTTAAATGAGCAAATTACAATCGAAAAATTTATAGGTATAGTTATTATAGTAACTGGTCTTTCAATTTTAAAAAAGGAAGGGAATCCGTTAAAATCATTAAAGTATATAATTAACAATAAAGCATGTAGATTAATGTTTTTATATGTTTTTTTACAGTCAATGGGTAGAATATTAGACAAATATTTTTATGTTACAGTACATCCTGTTACTTATGCAACTATATTGTACTTTTTTATATCTATAAATCTTCTTATTTTTCTGTTAATTACAAAGAAAACGAAATATATATCAGATGTGTTTAATGCTAAGAGAGGTATATCGATAATCAGTGGATGTATTAATGGTTTTTCTTATTTGTTTTTGCTAGTTGCTTTAAAGAATATAGAACTTAGTATAGCAGAGCCTATAACTCAAGTTTCTATGATTTTAACATTAATATTTACGTATATATTTTTTAAAGAAAATATTAAGGAGAAAATACCAGGTTCTATATTAATACTTATTGGTGGTTGGATTCTTTTAACTAATATGAATTAGTTATGCTTATTTAGAATATAAAGTTTGAAAGGGTTGATTGATATGGCTAAAGAATTGGAAGTAAAAGTACTCGATATAGATAAGGATGAAATTGAAAAAAGGTTAAAGGAAATAGGAGCAGAACTTATAGGCAGAGAATATCAAATTAATACAATTTTTGATACGAAAGATAGATTTATAAAGAATAAGCAAAATGGATATCTTAGAATCAGAGAAAAAAGAGATTTAGACAAGGGCTTGGTTAGTTACATATTCACGTTAAAGAAAAATATTTCAAAAGATGGTGTTAGAGAAAATTTGGAAATAGAGACTAAAGTCGAAAATAAAGAAGCACTTGCGAAGATATTAGAGTCATTAAATTTAAAAATTGTGCATGAGGGAACTAAGGAAAGAATTAAATATAAGTATGAAGATATTACTTTTGATATAGATACTTGGGATAAGGAAACATATCCATATACATATCTTGAGATAGAAGTTAAGCAAAAAGAAGATTTACAAAGAGCAATTAAACTACTTAACTTAGATGAAAGTAAAGTTACAATAAAATCTTTAGCTGAGCTTAGAATGGAATTAGGATTAGGAGATTTGTAGTTAATTTGTATGACTAGATTTTAAAAAAATTATACGTATTGAAAAATAATTAATGAAAGAAGGTGGCTAACGCTACCTTCTTTTTTTTGCAGTTTTTGAAAAATAATTGTTGTTAAATTTCAAACAAAAATAGATAAATTTAGAGGAAATTGGAATTATATGTAGAATATAAAAATACTATATGTGTAAATAGGTAAAAAATAGAAAAGTGATTTCAGGAGGGAATTTAATGGAGTTAAAAGTATATCCAAAAGAAGAACTTTATTTGATTTTGATGTTTATAATAAGTTTAATAACGTATGCTATATTAATTTTTTCGATAGTAGGGATTATATATTTATTAATAGTTGCTATTTTTGCTTTTTTTACACATGGAATATTTATTGGAAGTGTAAGAGGTAATAGCGTAAGAGTATCTAACAACCAATTTCCAGAAGTTCACAAAATGGCAGAGGAGCTATCTCAGAAAATTGGGTTAGATGAAGTACCTTCTATATATATAATGGAGTCTGGTGGTATGCTTAATGCTTTTGCAACGAAGTTTCTAGGAAGAAATTTTGTTATTATTTATTCTGATGTATTAGAGTTAGCATATGAAGAAGGCGAGTCTGCTGTTGCATTTATTGTAGCTCATGAGTTAGCACATATTAAAGCAAAACATTTGATGTGGAGATATATACTCTATCCTGCAATGTTTGTTCCGTTTTTAGGATCGGCATATTTGAGGGCTTGTGAGTATACGAGTGATCTAATTGCTGCTCAACTTGTACCAAATGGAGCTATACAAGGCCTTACAGTATTAGCAACAGGGAAAAGGTTATATCAGAAATTAAATATATTGGAAATAATCAAACAATCAGAGGAAGAAAAAGGTTTTTGGATATGGTTGTCTGAAAAGCTTTCAAGCCACCCTAATCTAATTAAACGAATAAATAAAATATATTATGAAACCAAAGATGTAATAAATTGAAAGAAGTGTTAGGTATGTTGAAATGGTAAGATAGAATATTAACAGACTGTAGACAAATTGAATCATATATAAAAATAACGCTCATGCGGACGAATTTAGAAAAAACTAAATTCTTTCAAGCATTTACTTTTATTTTCATATATTTTTTTAAATTTAATTTGACAATGAACTCGAATATTAATAAAAAGTAATTTTCTGAAAGGAGAGATTTAAATGTCTGATAACAGAAAAAACGTAGAGGAAATATTAGAATACTATAATAAAGGAATAGAAGCAGATAGGTTACAGTGTGGGATAGGTAAAATCGAATTTGAAAGAACAAAAGATATAATATCGAGATATTTATCAAAAGAAAAGTTAGTAATATACGATATAGGTGGAGGTGCTGGTACATATTCAAGATGGTTAGCAAAACTAGGACATGAAGTTCATTTATTTGATTTATCTCCAAAACTGGTGGAAATAGCAAAAGAAAAATCAAAAAACGAAAATGAAAATAATATTTACAAGATAGAAGTAGCAGATGCAAGACGAATTAATAGACCAGATGAAAGTGCAGATATAGTTTTATTAATGGGTCCTCTATATCATTTAACAGAAAGAAAAGAGAGGCTATTGGCTTTAAAAGAAGCGAAAAGAGTACTTAAAGAAGAAGGAATAGTGATAATAGCTGCGATAACTAGATTTGGTTCGACTTTATATGGTTTATCGGTATACGGACAAAAGAATAATTTAATTGAAGAAGATGAATTTATGGAAATGATTGAAAGAGAATTAACAGATGGGCAACATATAAGACCAGAAAAATATCCTGGATTTATAGCAAGAGCTTATTTTCATTTACCTGATGAATTAGCAAACGAAATTAAAGAAGTAGGACTAGAGCATGAAAAAAATATAGCTGTAGAAGGACCAATATGGATAGTACCAGCATTTGAAGAAAAATGGAGTCTTGAAGACAGTAGGAAAAGGATGCTAAAAATAGCAAGAATGGTGGAGGAAGAAAAAAGCATAATGGGCATGAGCCCTCATTTTATAGCAATTGCAAGGAAAAAACAAAATTAACAACATAAGATCTAGGAGGATTAGATGAAAAGAAAATATCGAAAAATTATTTTAGCATGCTTAATTATAGTAATAGGATTTTATTTTTTTTACACTTTTCCTAGGAAATATAATATTACTTTTCATGGTATTAAATACAGATTAGGAGATATTTCATATAAAGAAGATATTGTAGTAAGAATTAAAGGGTGGTATACCAAAAAGATATTTTTAGGAAACCAATTTAAAGGTGAAATTTGTTTAGGTGATGAAAAACTTTTAAATGTAAATCTAGAACTTAATGAATACAATAGTGATATTTTAATGGGGTATAAAGAAGATATTGGTGAATTTAGAATGTATGGGAAAATTTATTTTAGTAATACTTTTGATAAAATTGCAATACTATTATTTGAGCCTGATGATAAGGGGGATTATTCAAAAGGTCATTGGAATTGTAAGAATGGTCTTATGATATCAGCTCCAGCTAAAAGTAGAGAAGAAGCACTTAATTTATCGAAAGAACTTATAAGAGATGAAATAATAAAATATGGTGATTTATAAAAAAGACTATTGAGGGTATTGTGCAATTTTAGAGGTGATTTTATGAAAAAAAGTTT from Caloranaerobacter ferrireducens includes:
- a CDS encoding thioredoxin family protein; protein product: MVDAALDKLNLDYDFDLISDLPEIAKAGVTNPPALMINGEIKIEGKIPTVDEVVEVLKNM
- a CDS encoding thioredoxin family protein, with amino-acid sequence MIIKILGAGCKNCEKLYNLTNEVVNELGIEAEIKKITEFKDILSYGIMKTPGLVINEKVIVSGRVPSKNEIKDFIQKNL
- a CDS encoding ArsR/SmtB family transcription factor; its protein translation is MNEIVFKLTASYLKALSHPTRLKILDILKEDELCVCKIFEALDLEQSNVSQHLRILKDQGILVSRRDGSKIMYKVKDTEVFDIINKVRTILIRQLNETQEHLKKGGI
- a CDS encoding (deoxy)nucleoside triphosphate pyrophosphohydrolase; the protein is MDITIVTAGIIIKGEEILIAQRRNLGKEKFKWEFPGGKLENDEIPQDGLKREIKEELDITIEVDDIFEVVYHKDDEKKILLLCYLARYIKGTPKTLECNDFRWVKIKDLEKYDFSEADKKVLEKLLLKGLPN
- a CDS encoding metallophosphoesterase family protein; translation: MKIRCIHTGDLHIGMEFKNASFDKEYAQKRRMEIWETFNKIIDRAKETETDILLIAGDLFEEDYCSLGDIKRINLRFKDIKNTKVVISAGNHDILGKRSLYKLIEWSDNVYIFDTGKIDKIEFRDLNTVVWGLSWDKKEIRENLLKDFSVDNRELINILLIHGDVLNKTSEYLPLDKESLIKSGFDYIALGHIHKPQIIDNVIYYCGSPEPLDFGETGEHGIIEGFISKENVDMKFIPFSKRSFKIKTLEIKETMGLTEIMNKIIDIDDKESRKKNMYRVILKGVRDRHINIDLYEIKESLKDEFFYLEMIDKTNPDYDIDRIYKENKDNIIGYFIESMKREGLENKVVKEALYVGLEALLDEKVKI
- a CDS encoding AAA family ATPase, coding for MIIRELILNSFGKFKNKSITFTEGINIVFGKNESGKTTIHKFIEGMFFGFFKPYTKRKNYTEDYNKYFPWDDSEFYGILKYTCDGVLYRVERNFLKGKEEVKIFDDETGEDLTHLFEYDNVKRLHIPASLHIGLNNVVYNNTISIKQMQNKTDKYLAKEIKDSLINLGGSLDEDISVKKVIDKLDKKINDIGTKARVKTSPYGKLMEELDRLYKERRKAESVLEEIREYQIQLNSIKEEIEKLISNKEELENDIEKVKTYKARERYNDAVKLIEQINRLNEEIKRLKDYSIVNPDDFTEAVKLKNSIEEINISLNKLDNKKKKLIEVINDISDKIDKFSNFASVKDIDEIDNVLSDFFVLQGKREKLIEINNKIFDVSNMKEAIEATNIDEIEEDLYRVEELEDEKSSIKYNSEYSKLGFLRLRLEEKEKQLNKLKTYKVFSIMGILLSLPLGFYIKSIFFIALLIPLMFLIFTLIKHKELNSYLNSVKANIVDIEKREQEREYRINIIDKEIQDILNKYNLSNKIDLKKLISNSTKEAVSIKDKENLLKELKSQKLILESEIDKLRSTIERYLSQIGFAYEINLDNIKKLKKEFLDYLEYKKHSLLVNEDIKIVNKEINELKNRIKEFSLQLNEKFEKNRVKDIEEFKVALEKKAEFEKITQELESKKSLLNSVLGDNNLQYLKKKAELNLDFDISKIENKDIKKLEENVKVITQQIAAKKEQAARLEEKIKGLTLSVRPMVDIDEEIDRKTKLKKHYEEKLEALELARNTIERISREIHKDFAPKLNKKVGEIISNVTQGRYRDVKVTEELNIMVVDPISKKLVDIESLSGGTIDQLFFAIRFGIIDIIKGDKRLPLILDDCFIQYDNDRLKNILKFLANESLNRQIILFTCHTREKDILDELKANYNYIDIN
- a CDS encoding metallophosphoesterase; protein product: MSIYGISDLHLDFSGEKPMDIFGDNWLDHEVKIFENWKQIVNEEDLVLVPGDVSWAMKLDDAYIDLLKIDQLPGIKVITKGNHDYWWSTKSKLKALKFNTIHFLQNDYFLYKSIGICGTRGWISKDNDEFGEKDEKIFNRELNRLKLSLESIKEDVKEIIVMLHYPPFNIDGSPNEFVEIMNQYNVSTCVYGHLHGEGHKFAVEGEIGGIKFHCISCDFIDFRPKRLL
- a CDS encoding DMT family transporter, giving the protein MLLSYIALLGRVLLLSLERIVVRLLGNNQKNIYSNVSATFLFFFIGALSLLPFSLFININDFDFLIPCYISSILYTIGAVAYVTSLSVGEVSLVTPINSLNSLFLMILSFVFLNEQITIEKFIGIVIIVTGLSILKKEGNPLKSLKYIINNKACRLMFLYVFLQSMGRILDKYFYVTVHPVTYATILYFFISINLLIFLLITKKTKYISDVFNAKRGISIISGCINGFSYLFLLVALKNIELSIAEPITQVSMILTLIFTYIFFKENIKEKIPGSILILIGGWILLTNMN
- a CDS encoding class IV adenylate cyclase, coding for MAKELEVKVLDIDKDEIEKRLKEIGAELIGREYQINTIFDTKDRFIKNKQNGYLRIREKRDLDKGLVSYIFTLKKNISKDGVRENLEIETKVENKEALAKILESLNLKIVHEGTKERIKYKYEDITFDIDTWDKETYPYTYLEIEVKQKEDLQRAIKLLNLDESKVTIKSLAELRMELGLGDL
- a CDS encoding M48 family metallopeptidase — translated: MELKVYPKEELYLILMFIISLITYAILIFSIVGIIYLLIVAIFAFFTHGIFIGSVRGNSVRVSNNQFPEVHKMAEELSQKIGLDEVPSIYIMESGGMLNAFATKFLGRNFVIIYSDVLELAYEEGESAVAFIVAHELAHIKAKHLMWRYILYPAMFVPFLGSAYLRACEYTSDLIAAQLVPNGAIQGLTVLATGKRLYQKLNILEIIKQSEEEKGFWIWLSEKLSSHPNLIKRINKIYYETKDVIN
- a CDS encoding class I SAM-dependent methyltransferase, with translation MSDNRKNVEEILEYYNKGIEADRLQCGIGKIEFERTKDIISRYLSKEKLVIYDIGGGAGTYSRWLAKLGHEVHLFDLSPKLVEIAKEKSKNENENNIYKIEVADARRINRPDESADIVLLMGPLYHLTERKERLLALKEAKRVLKEEGIVIIAAITRFGSTLYGLSVYGQKNNLIEEDEFMEMIERELTDGQHIRPEKYPGFIARAYFHLPDELANEIKEVGLEHEKNIAVEGPIWIVPAFEEKWSLEDSRKRMLKIARMVEEEKSIMGMSPHFIAIARKKQN